From Toxorhynchites rutilus septentrionalis strain SRP chromosome 2, ASM2978413v1, whole genome shotgun sequence, a single genomic window includes:
- the LOC129765365 gene encoding sterol regulatory element-binding protein cleavage-activating protein isoform X2 — translation MVLTGNGGSSMATPVVNGKIHSPIQTPQSAGSAVRTISRQKATISRDGDSKAKTLPSRVSQIYYKHGLFLSSYPTCATSVAVAVIIFCCYPLLNIPLPGTFPTKVIFPYTEQSTQNLPLVSPSTNISTSDIFNPFNFNGNNFFSLYNISLEAPFPWARIDPLLYVQQIIMRSSVIPWEENMLLTDAFRGPLYEVFKLIEIIRNHEDEVSKTTLSQLCLHVENVKRTSQQMLFPEYNCLLLSPANLWQQNIQNFNKDSSLLNTVFVNHNLHKSKVSTSEMLFGISLRDTGIKRYPMRVRSRIIQYAVTLILRENNPAYISSLKERLVKSYPLHQSSAPRDGQRQESQVKDQSSIMYIFYPGEFNWKEFLPQCIAITMLFLYVYFSVRKIDEIRSRLVLASSAVLTVLGSLLMSLGMCFFFGLTISLQSKGVYPYLVILVGLENVLVITKSVLTTDNNLDVKIRVAQGLSREGWSITKNLLAEITILTVGLCTFVPVIQEFCIFAIVGLVSDFFLQMMFFSTVLALDIKRVEYSAEVRQLPKMLYYNSDVRRNVMEGCRNGGISRSMSHPKLSGMDQTGNPLKKNSLSSSGNSKDKKIPKRLRIVNFWASTRFFQRGFMIWMVLWISNIIYNSGLIEFMIDKNMSAQRAASEATKLHIPINDMQDLKAAEAGHLNYNHFAEGELSGNNERILNITEQLNRLKHPDYETVYQLSNFHWSSILKQYNVSLSGRYVTVLPSIKLSHAVSPQAALTLRNPEEKAPHHFQWKALAAALDPLDLSDADTGDAPNINKGDAPFYPKTPMEILLSCMLIAVSIFGVTYTFVVLYRCMCTRNYAEWRASWHESETEEPKQEQRILEGVPIQVNGHAHRIECLVTDGNMIASSCLQGEVKIWDITNGELMAEIYRTNYFEMQRKESEGSPNGSVIMKSDSSSANVTGVQEVFQEHIPTSFVSKLKKKLQFNFTGHNHQREQSESNAALFDFAAQYEKHYTSDKSKRHSDGADLRNRFLPNGSIQCGGVAIEGHNKLPVSYENQHTQMNGSHSGEDDLRSHQHSPGDCSQPPGGTARKKHYQASPIWCLDFLDNLIVIGCADGRLEFWEGTTGNFKGIFEAESTHNNGVTNIRLTGDKVIVARLSGCVDFLRLETYTQGRQIDWGFTSAYRRTHIRTGSAGSLSVFQTPPAQPGSTTAAQNHHTSEEELRCHLEFHQQGHQMPVTCLEVAGGTVMTGSQDHTVKVFRLDSHMLQFTLHGHCGPITCLFIDQWQAGMGASGCQDGLLCVWDLIRGACMYKIEAHDDSIVALACSPSYVISLGLDERIRVWDRFQGQPLNAMTVSHAYSSLVMLTPSLLVTGKPGSLVVWDVRTGEIAKEVKLDCSNSQFSPKTMLPACGSVICDYGNQMRIVRFPLVAADKCE, via the exons TTATCCCCTACTGAACATCCCCCTGCCAGGCACGTTCCCCACCAAAGTTATTTTCCCTTACACGGAACAAAGCACACAAAATCTACCGCTCGTGAGCCCTAGCACAAACATCAGTACCTCGGATATTTTCAACCCGTTCAACTTCAACGGGAACAACTTCTTCAGCCTGTACAACATCAGTCTCGAGGCACCGTTCCCCTGGGCGCGGATAGATCCCCTTCTGTACGTTCAGCAAATCATTATGCGTTCAAGCGTGATTCCGTGGGAAGAAAACATGCTGCTAACAGACGCATTCCGGGGGCCGTTGTATGAAGTGTTCAAACTGATAGAGATTATTAGGAATCATGAGGACGAGGTGAG CAAAACGACATTAAGCCAGCTTTGTCTGCACGTGGAGAATGTGAAGCGCACCTCGCAGCAGATGCTTTTCCCGGAGTACAACTGTTTGCTTCTTTCTCCGGCAAATCTTTGGcagcaaaacattcaaaatttcaaCAAGGATAGCAGCTTACTCAACACGGTGTTTGTGAATCAT AATCTCCACAAGTCGAAAGTATCCACCTCGGAAATGTTGTTCGGAATCTCGCTGAGAGACACCGGTATCAAGCGCTACCCGATGCGTGTCCGATCGCGTATCATTCAGTACGCCGTGACGCTTATACTGCGCGAGAATAATCCGGCTTATATTAGCTCGTTGAAAGAGCGACTGGTGAAGTCATATCCCCTGCACCAATCCTCGGCTCCACGAGACGGACAACGCCAAGAGTCCCAAGTCAAAGATCAATCGTCAATCATGTACATTTTCTATCCGGGAGAGTTCAACTGGAAGGAATTTTTGCCCCAGTGTATCGCCATCACGATGCTGTTTCTGTATGTTTACTTCTCTGTGCGAAAGATCGACGAGATCCGTTCGCGACTGGTGCTGGCATCCAGCGCAGTGCTAACTGTGCTGGGAAGCTTACTGATGTCACTAGGGATGTGCTTCTTTTTCGGACTCACGATAAGCTTGCAGTCGAAGGGTGTATATCCATATCTGGTGATATTGGTGGGTCTGGAGAATGTCCTAGTCATCACAAAAAGTGTACTGACCACGGATAATAATCTGGACGTGAAGATACGAGTTGCCCAGGGTTTGTCTCGTGAGGGTTGGTCCATTACAAAGAATCTGCTAGCGGAAATCACTATCCTAACTGTTGGACTCTGCACGTTTGTCCCGGTTATTCAGGAGTTCTGTATCTTCGCAATCGTTGGGCTGGTTTCCGACTTTTTCCTGCAAATGATGTTCTTCTCTACCGTGCTGGCGTTGGATATCAAACGTGTGGAATACAGTGCCGAGGTGAGACAACTGCCGAAGATGCTCTACTACAATAGCGATGTGCGCCGGAATGTGATGGAAGGTTGTCGGAATGGGGGCATTAGTCGATCTATGTCTCATCCGAAGCTCTCCGGCATGGATCAAACGGGGAATCCCTTGAAAAAGAACAGTTTGAGCAGCTCCGGCAACAGCAAAGACAAGAAGATTCCCAAGCGTTTGAGAATTGTAAATTTTTGGGCCAGTACCAGATTCTTTCAGCGTGGCTTTATGATCTGGATGGTTTTGTGGATTTCCAACATTATTTACAACTCGGGACTTATCGAGTTTATGATCGATAAAAATATGTCCGCACAGCGAGCGGCCAGCGAGGCTACTAAATTGCACATTCCAATCAACGATATGCAAGATCTCAAAGCGGCGGAGGCTGGCCATCTGAATTACAACCATTTTGCCGAGGGCGAGCTGAGCGGCAACAATGAACGCATTCTGAATATCACGGAGCAGTTGAACAGGCTCAAACATCCAGATTACGAAACCGTATATCAACTTTCCAACTTTCATTGGTCTTCTATCTTGAAGCAGTATAATGTTTCCCTCTCTGGGCGTTATGTTACCGTGCTGCCGTCTATAAAACTATCCCATGCGGTGAGCCCTCAGGCGGCTTTGACACTTCGGAATCCGGAAGAAAAAGCGCCACACCACTTCCAGTGGAAGGCTCTGGCAGCTGCGCTGGATCCACTTGATCTGAGTGATGCTGACACAGGTGATGCACCCAACATAAACAAAGGAGATGCTCCTTTCTATCCGAAGACACCGATGGAAATACTTCTGAGTTGCATGCTGATCGCCGTGAGCATATTTGGTGTAACCTACACGTTTGTGGTGCTCTATCGGTGTATGTGTACGCGAAACTATGCCGAGTGGCGTGCCAGTTGGCATGAGAGCGAGACAGAGGAACCCAAGCAGGAGCAACGAATCCTGGAGGGGGTTCCCATTCAAGTGAATGGTCACGCCCATCGGATTGAGTGTTTGGTAACGGACGGTAATATGATTGCCAGCTCTTGCTTGCAGGGCGAGGTGAAGATTTGGGACATCACAAATGGCGAACTGATGGCGGAAATTTATCGAACAAATTACTTCGAAATGCAGCGAAAGGAAAGTGAAGGATCTCCGAATGGATCTGTCATAATGAAGAGCGATTCAAGTAGTGCAAATGTTACCGGCGTGCAAGAAGTATTCCAAGAGCACATACCGACGAGTTTTGTctccaaactgaagaagaaacTCCAGTTCAATTTCACCGGGCATAATCACCAGCGGGAGCAGAGCGAGAGTAACGCAGCACTGTTCGACTTTGCGGCCCAGTATGAGAAACACTACACTAGCGACAAATCGAAACGACACAGCGATGGGGCGGATCTACGGAACCGCTTTCTTCCCAATGGTTCTATCCAGTGCGGAGGAGTGGCGATAGAAGGTCACAATAAATTGCCGGTATCGTACGAGAACCAACACACCCAAATGAATGGATCACACAGTGGCGAAGATGATCTCCGGAGCCATCAGCATTCTCCTGGCGATTGTTCTCAGCCGCCCGGAGGGACAGCTCGGAAAAAACACTATCAGGCGTCGCCGATCTGGTGTTTAGATTTTCTAGATAATCTCATTGTGATTGGGTGTGCGGACGGGCGGTTGGAATTTTGGGAAGGTACGACCGGGAATTTTAAG GGCATCTTCGAGGCTGAAAGTACTCATAATAATGGGGTAACTAACATAAGACTAACAGGCGATAAGGTGATCGTGGCTCGACTCAGCGGATGTGTGGATTTCTTGCGGCTCGAAACATACACGCAGGGCCGGCAGATAGACTGGGGTTTCACGTCCGCGTATCGGCGAA CTCACATCCGAACCGGTTCAGCAGGAAGCTTGAGTGTGTTCCAGACACCCCCAGCCCAGCCAGGTTCAACCACTGCAGCGCAGAACCATCACACATCGGAGGAGGAGTTGCGATGCCATCTGGAATTTCACCAGCAGGGCCATCAAATGCCAGTGACGTGTTTGGAAGTGGCCGGTGGAACCGTTATGACCGGTAGCCAAGATCACACGGTAAAGGTGTTCCGTCTCGACAGCCATATGTTACAGTTTACTTTGCACGGGCACTGCGGGCCAATCACGTGCCTTTTCATAGACCAGTGGCAGGCGGGAATGGGCGCCTCCGGTTGCCAGGATGGTTTGCTGTGTGTGTGGGATCTGATCAGAG GTGCCTGTATGTACAAAATTGAAGCACACGACGACTCGATCGTTGCCCTGGCCTGTTCACCAAGTTACGTGATCTCACTTGGGCTGGACGAACGAATACGCGTGTGGGATCGTTTTCAAGGTCAACCGCTCAACGCTATGACGGTCAGTCATGCGTACTCCTCGCTGGTAATGCTGACACCCTCTCTGTTAGTGACGGGCAAACCAG GTTCATTGGTTGTATGGGACGTTCGAACCGGCGAGATTGCCAAGGAGGTTAAGCTAGACTGTTCCAACTCACAGTTCAGTCCAAAAACAATGCTCCCAGCGTGTGGCTCAGTGATTTGTGACTATGGGAATCAAATGAGAATCGTTCGATTCCCGCTGGTCGCTGCGGACAAATGTGAATAA
- the LOC129765366 gene encoding UPF0587 protein GA18326 yields MVKIGLQIKATLENIEELKTCHPDYAFFLKIKCSNCGEVSDKWHDLTEREHIEEDSRNPKGYNFHMKCRMCSRDNSVDIVEGSNASYNAEDSGKLKTIVAFDCRGVEPVEFSPRSGWIAKATDNGPTFEDIDLSEDDWVEYDQKNNNSVGVYEFEFNFIKMKK; encoded by the exons ATGGTGAAAATTGGCCTCCAAATAAAGGCCACTCTCGAGAACATCGAGGAACTGAAAACCTGCCACCCGGACTACGCTTTCTTCCTCAAAATTAAATGCAGCAACTGCGGTGAGGTCTCGGATAAGTGGCACGACCTCACCGAGCGAGAGCACATCGAAGAAGATTCACGCAACCCGAAAGGATACAACTTTCACATGAAATGCCGGATGTGTTCGCGTGATAATAGTGTGGATATAGTGGAAGGAAGCAATG CAAGTTATAACGCGGAGGATTCGGGGAAACTGAAAACAATCGTTGCATTCGACTGCCGTGGGGTGGAACCTGTTGAGTTTAGTCCCAGAAGTGGATGGATTGCAAAGGCGACAGATAATGGGCCAACTTTTGAGGACATAGACCTGTCGGAAGATGACTGGGTGGAATACGATCAGAAGAACAATAATTCCGTAGGTGTTTATGAGTTTGAGTTTAACTTCATTAAAATGAAGAAATGA